One Perca flavescens isolate YP-PL-M2 chromosome 9, PFLA_1.0, whole genome shotgun sequence genomic window carries:
- the pigx gene encoding phosphatidylinositol-glycan biosynthesis class X protein → MYFVLFYALACLSTCHCHFIEKDEKNENHCGLLKQWLKSSLVSVEIIKKGFHREVVTTVELGPDVLSGVRVLLVHRWPRGVFVDPYQLASLSDQSDWQILLDSAIDLEVPAHKTVGFVTYMYPSPDGPTPRLLKVTIPVHGRYHKPSFVGETFTSVDIEPPELLLRTEKCTQLDNKEPHTAVDAPCTPDNSSTCLWVKLQHQQERGPMGVQFPVGDGSLVTLVCGGTLLVTLLCCVALSKHMWKYRIN, encoded by the exons atgtattttgtacttttttatgCCTTGGCTTGTTTATCGACATGCCATTGCCATTTCATCGAAAAGG ATGAGAAGAATGAGAACCACTGTGGTCTTCTAAAGCAATGGCTTAAATCCTCACTAGTTTCAGTGGAGATCATCAAGAAGGGTTTTCacag GGAGGTGGTAACCACTGTTGAGCTCGGCCCTGATGTGCTCAGTGGGGTCAGAGTTCTGCTGGTCCATAGATGGCCCAGAGGTGTCTTTGTTGATCCGTACCAACTTGCATCTCTGAGCGATCAAAGCGATTGGCAG ATATTGCTAGATTCAGCCATTGACCTAGAGGTGCCTGCTCACAAGACTGTGGGATTTGTCACCTATATGTATCCCAGCCCTGATGGACCAACTCCCAGATTGTTAAAAGTAACAATTCCCGTACACGGTCGCTACCACAAGCCTTCTTTTGTTGGCGAGACGTTTACATCTGTCGACATAGAACCTCCAGAGCTGCTGCTGCGGACTGAAAAAT gTACGCAGCTCGACAACAAAGAGCCTCATACTGCCGTGGACGCCCCCTGTACTCCCGACAATTCAAGCACATGTCTGTGGGTCAAACTCCAGCATCAGCAG GAGCGAGGCCCGATGGGTGTCCAGTTTCCAGTGGGCGACGGGTCTTTGGTGACGCTTGTGTGCGGTGGGACTCTTTTAGTCACACTGCTCTGCTGTGTGGCACTTTCCAAACACATGTGGAAATATCGTATCAATTAA